A window of the Paralichthys olivaceus isolate ysfri-2021 chromosome 5, ASM2471397v2, whole genome shotgun sequence genome harbors these coding sequences:
- the LOC109643957 gene encoding retinoic acid-induced protein 1 isoform X2 gives MQSFRERSGGYHSNQPCYQQEPHELSRLETYRQHPHHPHPQHPHPGPGPHPGPGPGLTRTGYEPHSLANPTSMPPGGGPGTGGGPKDCYSQQAYAGYPGNSGGNGSGNGGAASTQAKKSYRGSKVPPPNPSQHLQGPGGYGNHMGSGNYSAQYMSEGHLQQKWDDPAQLTQYEQEIVGRMEASGTATPGPSQYLDQNILGHPQTQCHQPSAPAYASPHHQSHPANPAPSSLMYSQSHLHYPQHSPSPSPYMEKCSPMPHCYKGYNMPPNSQYGRQMSSHSNLKQGGYRSAQNSYGYQQAPSRGYEQQAPLQAMANPQEPHPKYQHYSQPQQNYCLSELSVRSPEQYYQTCSPSSSHSPARSVGRSPSYSSTPSPLMTNPDSFQYGQPPMTPGAASSASSSSAGMQEQASANTMLMPPRSHPSPNVPHAAPHNYTSTPQVPTMKERFSEKLLSNPSLWSLNALTSQVENISNNVQQLLLSEALVANKKGSKRSSGGSNSSAGSGASSKKGEEYKSPPYPDGGGVVGGGTMQDPYSTPQHQQMPMELHEGGYSSSSDEQLERGYYYCGQGRSPAQAPNNTHLSLDTASSCSMTSPDDMSTRSGDSGLHNLTPDATRCQSGQGGDGMSTPAKSIGDERSPTSITIPSPLKQEMDSPLDIQHNNEPVKENFEESAWTEKSGDKEEVTTEKNPDCDIDLDTTISTEKLEQWRDKEKCPTLYSKVNKEVTEKSYCYEETVYQGVQGKYDPDARDLVEQSPAALSDSSHKEHFGQEMKSEAFKSESPTASESSVKTLPFISGGDLEQDQYSTEKEDSSENTSPTPQVEALDESNSDKKESRDEEDEEEEGEEDMDADEEDEEEEIQKQEQHALSPPLSAEVREELGEEEEVSKSTTEEHINNRDIRDGPEKPPGDLCSRMESAELHTDNEFTGTPAHPNAAAVTAAADASARESAIGDTAPQPQSAMPVFSALNEKATPPAQTRDHIDHSDAKVLEPDSPQLPGKSILPSAPSWADTPPSPKKGDEDMEPGISCASAVTPSAKPEPMAPSAQPRAFGRKHARGRRRIMHSGVGIRRQLSLERESEKEEEPLQKSCMPPGKTVLFSDQMDLAHQDSIISQTPKILTDGFRSRMCTRSFNAPDLPPKVEPHVKRKPGPKPGSKPGPKPGPRPGPKPGPKPGAKPGPKPGSKPGLKPGPKPGPKPGPKAGPKPVPNEQELPLKAETLVKRKPGPKPGSKPGPKPALKPGPKPGPKPGPKPADDLPITDTAIIKAQVGRPKGSVSKAKLVIQEETTQPLTGLQSRGRKSLKATILQINQDVRPVNQEEKQANCEVKAPEKEGKNMVLRSRKPSQEKLSKEKERIIAEDILSHTVLDIKTSDVSPNVEEPVTVEQTRTPITDVVKNADVQADPPAPLASPVPTEQSEKKTSLPLKRKPSPELSTPTVKKKRGPKPKPKPLPFQPPQLDRNVSTPKDKAAQGPKRKRGPPKKAFVVTPSTKDTSHISETEITSDVPVVPPQCPTKTKVLPPRKGRGQKYEAMVQKITSPSSKKHLPIPQIDSHLTDDVTAKALSQHVLKEGETSVLVKGSETTEGQLKSIESRQGEVKQLEERKEEVTHEASQVASTPNKVRQGLKEEVVNRQIASQENIKSEIQLDDGADKVWSSMDVPVEVKATGEWETSEGDSTTSTKSSRTKRKRWAMVESTDVSVVALEAGSLIVTTPRLAKQRAIKNNHEMHLKQRRKKRKVQTPLEEMEPVEETNIEITEEQLERIEEKASSVDSTLPVPITLDEITEPPKLKSTELIQKPRRGRKPSSNPTKRKRGKTLSEQIPGIPVKVHKKPGPKPGMKDAIEVIEAVVKAAGCEQVEKEEREKEEQEGRERENEEKEKTYIVGPMVTISEKQTETITVKRIRRRQVHQNSKLSFCPYVRINNSRDFSSWCAIVNKPEDAVIFQRRRKKGILRMKNPFTVAKVVPHTAAMLQGPLVNRNLIGRCLTCSLCGQPANYRDLGDLCGPYYTEDGVPRKLLTITHTESLRGESEKSSEHNCSTSEKAGHSSKNEDEDITEKEGNTEASLQEGSSNRTHHWHFRRAERTERTSREGGSRRLTLRERFRRMRQLQAISAGVSSDQEGSDSMFQRLQAEAEAKEHWAHENCTIWTKGVIMVAGRLYGLKEAANNSAQTSCYKCQIVGASLSCCWRGCSHKYHYVCAKEIGCTFHEDDFSIKCPKHEDL, from the exons ATGCAGTCCTTCCGTGAGCGCAGCGGTGGTTACCACAGCAACCAACCCTGCTACCAGCAGGAGCCCCATGAATTATCCCGCCTGGAGACCTACCGGCAACATCCGCATCATCCCCATCCCCAGCACCCACACCCAGGCCCCGGTCCACATCCAGGTCCAGGCCCAGGGCTCACCAGAACAGGCTATGAGCCTCATTCACTGGCAAACCCAACAAGCATGCCTCCAGGTGGAGGACCAGGAACTGGAGGAGGACCCAAGGACTGTTACAGCCAGCAAGCCTATGCTGGTTACCCAGGCAATAGTGGAGGGAATGGGAGTGGAAATGGGGGCGCAGCATCCACACAGGCAAAGAAATCCTACAGAGGAAGCAAAGTGCCCCCACCAAATCCCAGTCAGCACCTGCAGGGCCCTGGGGGCTATGGTAACCATATGGGTTCTGGGAATTACTCAGCTCAGTATATGAGCGAGGGCCACCTCCAGCAGAAGTGGGATGACCCAGCTCAATTAACTCAGTATGAACAAGAGATAGTGGGGCGTATGGAGGCTAGTGGTACCGCCACACCTGGCCCCTCCCAGTACCTGGACCAGAACATCTTGGGCCATCCCCAGACCCAGTGTCACCAGCCGTCCGCCCCTGCTTATGCCAGCCCCCACCACCAGTCCCACCCTGCAAACCctgccccctcctctctcatgtATTCCCAGAGTCACCTGCACTACCCCCAGcactcaccttctccttcaccATACATGGAAAAGTGTAGCCCTATGCCCCACTGTTACAAGGGTTACAACATGCCCCCAAATTCCCAGTATGGCAGACAAATGAGCAGCCACAGTAATCTGAAGCAGGGGGGTTACAGGTCAGCCCAGAACAGTTATGGCTACCAGCAGGCTCCCTCCAGAGGTTATGAGCAGCAGGCTCCTTTACAGGCAATGGCAAACCCACAGGAGCCCCACCCCAAGTACCAACACTACAGCCAACCCCAACAAAACTACTGTCTCTCAGAGCTGTCAGTCAGATCACCAGAACAGTATTATCAGACATGTAGCCCCTCTTCCAGCCACTCCCCTGCCCGCTCTGTAGGACGTTCCCCCTCATACAGTTCCACCCCTTCACCACTAATGACCAATCCCGATTCATTTCAGTATGGCCAACCTCCCATGACTCCTGGGGCAGCCTCTTCCGCCTCATCCTCTTCAGCTGGCATGCAGGAGCAAGCCAGTGCCAACACCATGTTGATGCCCCCTCGCTCACACCCTTCACCCAACGTGCCCCATGCGGCCCCGCACAACTATACTTCCACACCGCAGGTTCCCACCATGAAAGAGCGCTTCTCAGAGAAACTGCTCTCAAACCCCAGCTTGTGGAGCCTGAATGCCCTCACCTCTCAGGTAGAAAACATCTCTAATAAtgtccagcagctgctgctttcAGAGGCACTGGTGGCCAACAAAAAAGGCAGTAAGCGCAGCAGTGGAGGGAGCAACAGCAGTGCTGGTAGTGGAGCATCCTCCAAAAAGGGTGAGGAGTACAAAAGTCCTCCATATCCAGATGGTGGTGGTGTTGTTGGTGGAGGCACCATGCAGGACCCTTACTCTACCCCACAGCACCAACAAATGCCCATGGAACTACATGAGGGAGGCTACTCTAGCAGTAGCGATGAACAACTGGAGAGGGGCTACTACTACTGTGGCCAGGGCCGAAGCCCTGCACAGGCCCCTAACAACACACACCTCAGCTTGGACACAGCCTCGTCATGCTCCATGACATCTCCGGATGATATGTCCACCAGGTCTGGGGACTCAGGTCTGCACAACCTTACACCTGATGCTACTAGGTGTCAATCAGGTCAGGGAGGAGATGGCATGAGTACGCCAGCGAAGAGCATTGGTGATGAGAGGTCTCCTACAAGTATTACAATCCCAAGTCCATTGAAACAAGAAATGGACTCTCCTTTAGATATACAGCATAACAATGAGCCTGTGAAAGAGAACTTTGAAGAATCCGCCTGGACAGAGAAGTCAGGTGACAAAGAAGAGgtgacaacagaaaaaaatcctgaCTGTGACATAGATTTAGACACAACTATATCAACAGAGAAATTGGAGCAatggagagataaagagaaatgCCCCACTCTCTATAGCAAAGTAAACAAAGAGGTGACAGAAAAAAGCTACTGCTACGAGGAGACAGTGTACCAAGGGGTCCAGGGCAAATATGACCCTGATGCAAGAGACTTAGTTGAACAGTCCCCAGCAGCTCTTTCTGATTCAAGCCACAAAGAACACTTTGGCCAAGAGATGAAATCAGAGGCATTCAAATCTGAGTCTCCAACTGCTTCTGAGAGCTCAGTGAAAACACTGCCTTTCATTTCTGGGGGTGACCTTGAACAGGATCAATATtccacagagaaagaggatAGCTCAGAGAACACCTCTCCAACCCCCCAAGTCGAGGCTTTGGATGAGAGCAATTCAGACAAGAAAgagagcagagatgaggaggatgaggaggaggagggggaggaggataTGGAtgctgatgaagaagatgaagaagaagaaatacagaaacaagAGCAACATGCTCTttcccctcctctgtctgcagaggTTAGGGAGGAActgggggaagaggaggaagtgagcAAGTCAACGACTGAGGAGCACATAAATAATAGAGATATAAGAGATGGGCCAGAGAAGCCTCCTGgagatctctgcagcagaatggaGAGTGCTGAGCTCCACACTGACAATGAGTTTACAGGGACACCAGCCCATCCAAATGCAGCAGcagtaacagcagcagcagacgctTCTGCAAGGGAGTCAGCCATTGGAGACACTGCTCCTCAGCCCCAGTCTGCGATGCCTGTCTTCTCAGCGCTTAATGAAAAGGCAACACCTCCAGCTCAGACCAGAGATCATATTGATCACAGTGATGCTAAAGTGCTGGAGCCAGACTCTCCTCAGCTTCCAGGGAAGTCAATACTTCCCTCAGCCCCCTCTTGGGCAGACACTCCACCCTCCCCCAAAAAAGGTGATGAGGACATGGAACCAGGCATCAGCTGTGCCAGTGCTGTGACACCCTCGGCCAAGCCAGAGCCCATGGCCCCATCTGCTCAGCCGAGGGCGTTTGGACGTAAGCATGCCAGGGGCAGAAGAAGAATCATGCATTCAGGTGTGGGAATCAGGCGACAGCTCAGTttggagagggagagtgagaaggaggaggaaccTCTGCAGAAATCCTGCATGCCTCCAGGCAAAACAGTGCTATTCTCAGATCAAATGGACCTAGCTCATCAGGACTCTATTATTAGCCAGACTCCAAAAATACTGACTGATGGTTTTCGTTCAAGAATGTGCACTCGTTCATTCAATGCACCAGACTTGCCTCCCAAAGTCGAGCCTCATGTGAAGAGAAAACCAGGCCCGAAACCAGGTTCGAAGCCTGGGCCAAAACCAGGGCCAAGGCCCGGACCAAAGCCAGGGCCCAAACCAGGAGCAAAGCCAGGTCCAAAACCAGGGTCTAAACCTGGGCTAAAGCCTGGACCAAAACCTGGACCTAAACCAGGTCCTAAAGCAGGACCAAAACCTGTGCCAAATGAACAGGAGCTGCCCCTGAAAGCTGAGACTCTTGTAAAACGAAAACCAGGACCCAAACCAGGTTCAAAACCTGGACCAAAACCAGCTCTAAAGCCAGGTCCAAAACCAGGACCTAAGCCTGGACCTAAGCCTGCAGATGATTTGCCCATCACCGACACTGCAATCATCAAGGCCCAGGTGGGTCGTCCCAAAGGCTCAGTTTCAAAAGCAAAGCTGGTAATACAAGAAGAAACAACTCAACCATTGACAGGACTTCAAAGCAGGGGCAGAAAGAGCCTTAAAGctacaatattacaaataaaccAGGATGTAAGACCAGTAAACCAAGAGGAGAAACAAGCAAACTGTGAGGTAAAGGCACCAGAAAAGGAAGGTAAGAATATGGTGTTGAGATCCAGAAAACCCTCACAAGAAAAACTgtcaaaagaaaaggaaagaataaTAGCTGAAGATATCCTGTCCCACACAGTACTAGATATTAAAACCAGTGATGTTTCTCCAAATGTAGAAGAGCCTGTAACTGTGGAACAAACTCGTACTCCTATTACCGATGTAGTTAAAAATGCAGATGTTCAAGCGGACCCACCTGCACCACTTGCCTCACCAGTCCCAACTGAACAATCTGAAAAAAAGACATCACTTCCACTAAAACGTAAACCTAGCCCAGAACTTTCTACACCAACAGTAAAGAAGAAGAGGGGTCCGAAGCCCAAACCAAAACCTTTACCATTTCAACCCCCCCAGCTGGACCGAAATGTCTCTACACCTAAAGATAAGGCTGCCCAGGGCCCTAAACGAAAGCGAGGGCCACCCAAGAAAGCTTTTGTGGTCACTCCCTCAACCAAAGACACTTCTCACATCAGTGAAACTGAAATTACTAGTGATGTGCCTGTGGTGCCGCCTCAGTGTCCCACTAAGACAAAAGTTCTTCCGCCAAGAAAAGGTAGGGGACAAAAATATGAAGCCATGGTGCAAAAAATTACATCCCCAAGCTCAAAGAAACACCTTCCAATTCCCCAGATAGACAGTCACCTAACTGATGATGTTACAGCCAAGGCTTTGTCTCAACATGTCTTAAAGGAAGGTGAAACGTCTGTGCTTGTAAAAGGCTCTGAGACGACAGAGGGACAATTGAAAAGCATAGAGTCTAGACAAGGAGAGGTAAAACAACtcgaagagagaaaagaggaggtgaCCCATGAGGCAAGTCAAGTAGCATCAACACCAAATAAGGTGAGACAAGGGCTGAAAGAGGAGGTTGTAAATAGGCAGATTGCAAGTCAGGAAAACATTAAATCAGAGATACAACTGGATGATGGAGCTGACAAGGTTTGGAGCTCAATGGATGTCCCAGTGGAAGTCAAAGCTACAGGAGAGTGGGAGACTTCAGAAGGTGATTCGACTACTTCCACTAAGTCATCCAGAACTAAAAGGAAGAGATGGGCTATGGTGGAGAGTACAGATGTGTCTGTAGTAGCCTTGGAAGCAGGAAGCCTAATAGTTACAACACCAAGGTTAGCAAAGCAGAGGGCCATCAAAAACAATCATGAGATGCACctaaaacagaggagaaagaagagaaaagtcCAAACTCCTCTGGAAGAAATGGAGCCAGTTGAGGAGACAAATATCGAAATAACAGAAGAACAACTGGAGAGGATAGAAGAGAAGGCATCGTCTGTAGATTCCACACTGCCTGTGCCAATCACCTTAGATGAGATCACAGAGCCCCCTAAGCTTAAAAGCACAGAACTCATCCAGAAGCCTAGAAGAGGGAGGAAACCATCGTCAAACCCAACCAAGAGGAAACGAGGCAAAACCCTATCGGAGCAGATTCCTGGCATTCCAGTGAAGGTCCACAAAAAGCCTGGGCCAAAACCTGGGATGAAAGACGCTATTGAGGTTATCGAGGCAGTTGTCAAGGCTGCAGGTTGTGAACAGgtggaaaaagaagagagagaaaaagaggaacaagaaggaagggaaagagagaatgaggaaaaagagaagacatATATTGTGGGTCCTATGGTGACAATATCGGAAAAGCAGACAGAGACTATTACTGTGAAAAGAATCAGGCGTAGGCAAGTACATCAAAATTCAAAACTGTCTTTCTGTCCTTACGTACGGATTAACAACTCTAGAGACTTTTCCTCTTGGTGTGCCATAGTCAACAAGCCTGAGGATGCAGTCATATTTCAGAGACGAAGAAAAAAGGGCATACTCAGAATGAAGAATCCTTTCACAGTTGCAAAAGTAGTACCACACACTGCTGCCATGCTACAGGGACCCTTGGTAAATAGAAATCTAATTGGGAGGTGTCTGACATGCAGCCTGTGTGGACAGCCAGCAAATTACAGAGACCTGGGTGATTTGTGTGGACCTTACTACACAGAAGATGGTGTTCCAAGGAAACTTTTGACGATCACGCACACAGAATCCCTCAGGGGTGAGTCTGAGAAGAGCAGCGAACACAACTGTAGCACCAGTGAAAAAGCAGGCCACTCCTCAAAGAATGAGGACGAGGACATCACAGAAAAAGAGGGCAACACAGAAGCATCTTTGCAAGAGGGCAGTAGTAACAGGACCCATCATTGGCACTTCCGACGGGCAGAGAGAACAGAAAGGACGAGTCGGGAGGGTGGTTCACGAAGATTAACTCTCCGGGAGAGGTTCAGGAGGATGAGGCAGCTCCAGGCCATCAGCGCAGGGGTCTCCAGTGACCAAGAGGGCAGTGACAGCATGTTCCAGAGGCTACAAGCAGAGGCAGAGGCTAAGGAGCACTGGGCGCATGAAAACTGTACCATCTGGACAAAGGGGGTAATTATGGTAGCTGGGAGGCTATACGGACTGAAGGAGGCTGCCAACAACTCAGCCCAAACG AGCTGCTACAAGTGCCAGATTGTGGGGGCGTCCCTCAGCTGCTGTTGGAGAGGCTGCTCTCATAAATACCATTATGTCTGCGCCAAAGAGATAG GCTGCACATTCCACGAGGACGACTTCTCCATCAAATGTCCAAAACACGag